Part of the Polaribacter sp. Hel1_33_78 genome is shown below.
AATGTAAAAAGGGGGTACTTTACCATGCTATAATTTTAATATTTAAAAACCTGATCCTGGATCTGAAGGTACAGAATTGGCTTGTGCCTTTTGTGGATTTAAAATAAGATAGGTGCCTAAAGCCGTTAATGCGGCATATTTACCGTAATTTCCTATTTTTTTGATGGCTTTTTTACGTGTAATTTTTTCGTTAGGTTGCTTACTTTGTTTCATCAGAGTTGTTGTTTTATTTTAAAATTATTTTTTTATTTAAATTTCCTTCTTTGGTTTGTATTTGAACTAAATACACTCCTTTTGATAATTGAGGTAGCCTAATATCATTCATTTTTATATCTGCAGAGAAAGAAGCAGTAAAAACTGCTTTACCCAATGTATTAAACAACTTTAAACTCGCCTTACCACTTGGAAGTCCTACAACTCTTAAATTTGTATCATTTGTTGGATAAACAGCAACATGCTGCAAAATGATGTTTTCTGTTTGTAGTGCGTTGCTGGAAGTAACTATATAAAATCTTCCAATTCCATTTGCAGCTTCATTTAAAGTAATTTTCACCTCATTATTTGTGAATAGTGTAAAGGTATTTTTTACTTTATCTTCTAAGTACACCTTGGTGTCAGATGATAAATTTAAAGCACTTAAAGAAAAAGTAAGTTCTTGGTTTGCTTTTGCTTCTAAACCAATAGGTATTGCAACAGACTCCATTTCAGAAAGTGGTAGAGCTTGTTTTCCAAAAGAAATCCCTTGATTATCATCAACCAAGTGAGAATAGATTCTTAAATCAGATGATACGCCATCAAACAAACCTATATCTAAACCTGGATCTAGACTTTTAGTAGCCTCATCATAAAAATGTATTGCCGTGCTTTTTGTAGTTGCATTATTAGAAACAGATAAATTGATACTTGGTAAGTTAGTTTTGTAAAAGGTAACACCTGTTTGATGACTTTGCATTGCTTTTGTAATAGCCACTGTTGTAGATGCTAATTTTGAATTCACAAAAAATGCTTGTCCTGGTTGTATGTAACCAGTTGTTAGTGCTTCATAAGCACTTGTTGACGCGTTAAAGATATAAATAGCCTGATTTGCATCAGCTAATTTATCTGTACCACTAGTACCATTTTCAGTAATAAAAGCAGCAACATCCATATAAGAAGGATAAGAATTCCCAATTAGATTCCAATTATTTACTCCTTGGTTAATTGCTGGACTTACAGAACTTGGCATAGTACCTGTAAAACTAAAATTACCAGAGCTAACTCCTGGATTTGTATCTTTTATTAAAGCATAACCAACTCCAGTTCCAAAATTTTGTGCTGTAGCTCCTCCTTGAAAATATCTCCAATGGCCACCTTCACCTGCAATATTTGGAGAAGTTAAACTTGTGTTATCATACCAAGAAATTCCTCTATTTGTAGTAAAATCTGAACCTGATGCAATATCGTTATTTGTAATCCAAGTATCATCATATTGTTCGCCATTAACAGGACTTGAGACCAAATGCCAATTTGTATCTGAAACATTAACAATATAAGTAATGTTTCCTGTTGATGTTCCAGTTACTTTTAGAGAACCACCAGCATTTAAGGTTAAAGAACCTGCACCATTAACAGTTAAATTATTTGTATTGGCGCCAGTTGTTGACGAAATCACTGCATTTTGACTTGCAGGGATTGTTACATTTGTAGTTGCATTTGGCACATCAACATCCCAATTAGAAGTTGTAGACCAATTTGAATCTGTGGTTCCAGTAAAATTTGCAAAATTTGTTAACTGTATCCAATCTCCAGGAAATTGAGCATTTAAGTAATTAAAACTACTATCACTTAACGTAATTTTAATTCTATACACAGTTTGTACTCCATCAGAACCATTTGGTAAATTATAAAAAGGAATTGTACTTGTAGGAATTACTAGGGAAAATGAACCTGCTACACTAGTTCCTGCTGGGGCAGGATTTAAATCTGCACTTGCAACAGTAGAAATACTTGTCCAATTTTGTTGCTGATTTTCTATAGCACAATAGATATAACCAGATGCTCCAATTGTATATTCATAATCTACTTGAATGGTATTACCAATTAAGCCTTTGGTTAACGTTGCTGATGTAAAAGAAATGGATTGTGCATTTGTAATCGATACAAAAACTATAGCAAATAGTAATATTATTTTTTTCTTAATCATCATCTTATTGCTTTATAAATTTTATGTTTTTTGAAGCATTTTCTGATTGAATTTTTAAAATATAAACACCAGTTTTTAAGTTTGAAACATCAATTTTACTATCAATTAAATTTGATGTAAATACTTCTTTACCTAACAAATTTGTGATTTTTATATTAGAAATATTCAAGCTGTTTTCACTTTTTATAAACAGATTATTTTGGGCAGGGTTTGGATATATTTTTACATTATTCAAAAAATCATCATTTACACTTGCAGTAGAAGCTGTTAAATTAATTTGTGTTGCAGGATATTGACCTGCTAACCAAGTACTTTGATCTGGGGTTTGTTTTAACTCAATATTAATTTTATAATTTAAGTTTCCTGTTAAGTCTGCTGTTGGAGTTGTTCCTTCAGGAATTGCTAAATCAAAAGAGCCTGTTACATCTGTTCCTGCAACAGCATTTGCCAATTCTACACCCACAACTTCTGCTGTCCAAGTCCAATCATCTAACAAATTAATAGCACAATAAATGTAACCATCTGCTGCTATTGTATATTTATAATCTACTTTAACTGTACTACCAATTTCTGCAGTTGTTAATTCTGCCGATGTAAATTCAATGGATTGTGCATTGATAAAAGTTGATACTAATAATGCGATAAAAAGTAATTTTGTTTTCATAATTTATGGTTTTTATTAATTTGTGTTTACGTTTTTTTATAAAAAGAGAGTTTCCTAAAAGGTTTCCCTCTTTTTGTTTACTAATTCAAATAAAGTGCTGTTTATTAAATACTATTCTTAATCATTTCTGACCAGATTTCATACCCTTTTTCATTTAAATGAACACCATCAGTAGAAAAATCCATATTCATTTTCCCATTCAGCAATACAAAACGTTGATGAAGATTTATGAATGTAAATGGTTTTTCAAATGATGAATTTTCTAATGCAGCATTCAAATCTTTAATTTTAGGAATTAAATTGTCTGTAGTTGTTGGTAAAACAGTTTGAACAAAAATTTGGGTATTTGGACTTTTTGTGTTGATTTCAGCCACAATTTTTAAAATATTTTCGTGGATTTTTTCAACAGCATCAGGATTATGAAACAAATCATTTATCCCTATTAAAAGAAATACTTTTTCTGGTTTATAAAAAGTTATCTCATTTAATCTAGCTAAAATACCTTCTGTTGTATCACCAGCGATTCCTCTGTTTTTTGCTTTGGAATTATCAACTTTTGATGCCCAGTCTTCACCTTGTTCTGTAATACTATTTCCAATAAATACAATATCACCTGTTTCTAAAGGATTTGCTTTGAATTCTGCAATTCTTTTTGGGTAATGTGTTTTTGTCCAATTAGTATGATTAGAAATTACAATATCATCTAATGGATATAAATTATCAGGTATTACAACTTCTTCTACTTCAATGATGTTTTCTTCATTGTTTTGACTGCAAGAATTTAAAGACAATATCAGCAAAAAGATAAAAGAAGGTTTTAGTATATAGTTTTTCATTTCTGTTTTTAATTTAGTGTGATTGTTTTATCAACAGCGTTTATAGTTAGTGTGTAAGTTCCAGCAGTTCCTAAAAAATTAAAGTTAGAATCGCCACCACCATCATCTTCAAAATTAGAATCGATTGTAAAACCTTGATCTATGTAATAAGCGAAGTTATTATCAGTATCGTACGTTCCAAAGGTTTGGAAAAATCTAAAGATTTCATTAGATAGTGTAATTGATGCAGACCAAATGTCTGGCGTGTTTTCAACAAATTCAACTGTATCTGAACTAAAAGCCCAGCCTCCAGGAACAGCTCCCCCAACTGCCCAAAGAGAGCTAGATTCTTTTAGATCAATGATTTTATTTTTATTGTCTATAGTAATTGTATAAATACCAGGTGTTCCATTAAAATTAAAGTTATCACCAGCAGGTACATTTTCTAATCTTGCATCTATGGCATACCCACGATCTTCATAGTAAGTGTAATCTTGACCAGAATTCCAATCTCCAATAGTGGTAAAAAATCTAAAATGTGCATTGCCTAAGCGCACCTTTACCTTTAACACATTTGCTTCACAAGGCATTTCAAATCCCGGAAAATTCCAACCCATATCAGTGATGCCTTCACCTAATACATAAAGGGCATCACAAGAGCCTGTATCTGTTATTTCTATCCAAGTAAAATTGATGGTCTCAAAATCTGATAAAGTTTCTAAGGCATCTGCAGTGCCAACAGTTGCTTTTACACGTATAAACATTTGCCCGGTATTATTTGGTAGTCCAGCGCTATCTGTAGTGCTAGGATCTCCATCTAAATCCAATTGATTGGCGTAGTCTAAAAGATTTGAAATTAATATTGGGTAGTTATTTTGGTTGGTAGTGCCAATAACATCAAATGATGTAAAACTAGCATCTAAAGCACCATGAATTTCATAAGTAACATTGGTGGCTGTACCAAAGTCTGCAGCATCCCATATAATACGGTCTGCAATATTATCTTTTGTTTCATTAGAAATAAGATAATTAGCGGCAAAAACACTTTTAATTTCAATACCATCAATATCAGCTTGAGCAACAAATATGGGTGAGTTTTCCTCTTCACAAGAAAACATAGAAATGATAAGAATAAATGCAAATGATTGTAATAATATTTTTTTCATTGTAGTATAATTTGTTTTTAATAACCTGAATTTTGTTTAAGATTAGGGTTTGAGGCTAAACTTGCACTTGGTATTGGAAAAACACTTCTAGTTGTTGCTAGTGGAATTCCTGAAACGGAGTTGCCTTTCCAAGACCAATTATAACTACCTCCGGTATATTTATTAAACCTAATAAGGTCTTGTCTTCTATGTCCTTCCCAATGGAGTTCTACCAAACGTTCATTTAAAATTAAGTCTAAATCTAAGTCTGTTGCTGTAATGGTGTTGTTGTTATTTGCTCTAAGTCTTAGTCTGTTTATAAAATCAACTGCAATATCTAGAGAGCCGCCGCCACCTCTTAAATAGGCTTCTGCATACATTAGGTACACGTCTGCCAATCTAAACATTGGAAAATCTGTGTCAACAATTTCATTGGCACTACCATTTGTGCCTAAACTTGTTTTATTAGACCATTTGCCAAGTATATAGCCAGTACCGTTATTGCCAATACTTGTAATTTCTATGGGTCTATTTTCACTAATGCTTGTGTTTCTATTGTCTACACTGTAAACGGTGCTTTCTAATACTTCAGAAAATTGACGTGATATGCGCAGTGCACCACCCCAACATCCATTAATTACTATTAAAGGATCATTAGAAGCCCCTAAAGAAGCACCACCTCTAATTCTTATGGTAGAACCGGAACCTGGCGCGCCACCCGTATTTATGGTTAAACCTGCAACTTTACCATTTAGTAAGTTTTCTGCGGTGGTAATATTACCCTTGTTAAAATCTTTTGCGGTTAATGCAGTTACTGCACCTGTAGCATCTTTTACAGTGGTAGACCCATAGCCAATAATTACAATTTCGTCTAGTTTTTGTGCATCTTCATTAAGGGTTATATTTAGCCGAGAAGTTGTTGCTAATATTTCTTTGATTTTGTACCCTAAATAAGAAAATACTAATGTTTTGTTTTTAGCTACTGTTATTTGATAAGTGCCATCAAACGCTGAGATATTTCCTGTTGATGATCCTTTAACTAAAATACTTACTCCCGGAAGCGGTTCATTTGTTTTTGCATCTGTAATTACTCCTTTTACCAAAATTTTTTGTGAATAACCAAACAGTGAAACACAAAAAAGAACCATTATTACGAGTTGCTTTTTAAAGGTTTGTAATTTATTGGATGTAAAAATCCTCATAATGTTTTTGAATTTGTGTAAATTGATATGATCAAGAAGCTGATATAGCACTGCTCATTTTGGCTTGCAAATTCGTAGTTATCACAAAATAACAAAGGGGTCAAAATCGTTAAATAGGGGTAAGAATCTCGCAAAATGTTACAGAATAGCTAATGTTTGAGATAATTTGCTGTAGTATTAATTTTTTAATGAGATTTCTAATAAACTTTTGGTGTTGTAATGCCTCAATAAAAAATAAATAGTTTTTTTACTTTATGTAATTGTGGTACATATTTTATTGGTAAAAGGGTAGCATTATATATAGGTATAAAGTAATGTACTGAAGATAAAATAAAGTTACTTTATGCAAGGGTTTAAGCATTTACCTAATTATTGTTTTAGTAGCTTATTTGGCGCTCATCTTTATAAAAACACTTTTATCTTTGAAGTTAGTGTTCATGTTTGTGCAAGTCTACGTGATAAAAAGTAGGCATAACTTGGGAAATTATATCCTAAAAATACTTTTTTACAGTTTTTAATAGCTCTCAATTTATATTAAAATCCTTTAGATTGTTAGGTTAAATTATGGTTTAATATGGCCATACTTTCTAAAATTTATGTATCTTTCTTTTGAAAGCAATCTGCAGCAAAAAACCTTTCTTTTTATAGGTTTTGTAAAAATACTACAACTTTTATAAATTTATACTAGTATATTTAGTAGAATATACTATTACTTTTAGTAAAATATACTAGTATATTTACAAAATAGATACTGACGCGTGTTGCAAAACATACTATAATTTGTTTAAATAGATACTGAAGTTTGTAGTAACTTCTTCTGTACCTCCCATAGCACCAAAACAAGGTTAAACGCAAATTGTTAACAACTATAATGTTTTAGCCCTTTTAGATACAATTTGTAGTTTAAAACGATGCTGTTTTTACCAGGCAATTTGGTAAAAAGTATACTTATATGTAACGGCTGTATTGTGCAAAGCGCTTTGGAGTGTAGTTTGATGTATATATACTTTTATAAAGGGCATGGTTAAGTTTTGTATTGGTTTAATAATGTAAACATTATTTTATAGGATAATGCCTTGGTTTTTAAAAAGTAATTACAATAGCATATAAAAAAAAGCGAAGTTTTTTAAGACTTCGCTTTTTTATGGATATCACAAATTGTAAAGAGGTTTAGAATAATTTTACATTTATTCTATAATTAACTTTTTATTTGTTGTTTTACCATTACTATTTACTTGTAAAATATAAACACCAGTTTTAAGCTGTAAACCTTCACCAATTTTTATGGTACGTGCACCTATTTGGTTAGAAAGCTGTTCTTTGTAAATACTTTTGCCAAGAACATCAAACAGTTCTAGTGTTACCAAACTACTCTCTTTAGTTGATATACGTATATTAAAAACACCACTTTTACTTGGGTTTGGATATACATGAATATCATTGTCTAACGCCATCTTATCTGTGTTAAGTGCTGTTCTTGATTGATTAGTATTAGTATTCAAAGTTACAGTTCCATCATAAACCTCAGTACCTAAAGGCGTAGTGTCCTTTGGGTTATTGGTTACAATAACTTGTATCTTAGATGGCTCATTTTCAAATTGGTGTAATCTAAGAATAACCATTCTACCTGCTTTTAAATGATGGAAAAATTCTTGTTTCTCTCTCATAACACCATCAAAACCTGGTATTATTTTACTGCCATCTATTCCATTTACTGCTATATGATAATCATGAGCTGTAACACCTGATGCTTTGTAAGCAGTTCCTATGTGATTAAGATCAAACATTTTATTGATGTCATAAACAGTTTTAATATTCCATCTGGTTTTATAGCCGTGTACTCCTTTTTGCGCAATCCAAGGCAAACGGACTTGCCAAGGCTCATAAAGTGAGCTATCGTTATTATTTAAATCCTCTATTTTAGGATCATCTTCTGTATTAAAAGCATGTATTTTATCAGTATTGACAAAAAATGGTATTTCAGGAGATTGTGGGACATTATCTAGGTGGCGAATCCAATTTTTAGGAAACCATTTTTCTAAATTAGGGTCCTTTTTACTATCGAAATGATAGAATAAAAAATGGTTTTTATTCAAATTAGCTCCAAATTCATCTTTAATTGTCCAATCAAAACGGGCATCAAAATTATTTTGTGGTGAAAATCGTTTATGCTCACCAACTTCAACTCCATCAACCTTGAATCTTGGTCCTGTTTTGGTATTTATAGAAGTTGTGAGATCATGAGCACCGTATGTATATGTACTCAAAATATCTTGAATTGCTAAAATTTTATAATCGTCTTTTGTAGTTGAACCCATATGGTCTCCTTTTATTGATTTTAGTACTTCAAATTGATTATCATTTAAAGGATAATAATTTACAACACCTAAATTCTGGCCAGCAGTACTAATTATTTGATCTACTTTACTGTTAGTATTTCTAACTTTAATTTTTACAATAATTTTACTGGTTTCATTAAATTCTGCTTTTACATAATAAGTCCCATACGGTTGTTGCTCAAAAAGACAATGTTTACCAGTGCTTATTTGTTCTGCATTATTAAATTCTAAATTATCGGCTTTATACCATTTTATATAAGAATCTCCGCCAACATTCTTTAGTTCATTATCTGTTATTCGTTTACTCAATCTACGTTCAGATAAATACCAATCTGGTTCATAATGTGTAAAACTATGTGGGTCAGCATCTAAAACGGACAAGGTTACACTCTCTTGTTCACTCAACGCATATGTTCTAACTACATTATGGTCTTCATATCCATAATTTAATCCATAATCATCTTTCAGTTGATCGCTCTGGCTGCTTAAAAACCAACGATTTCCATTTCCTTTTTGTTCTGATAGTCTTACTTTTCCTTTAAATATTCCAACATTATTTGCTTTGAAAATTTCTGTAGGATTATGGCTAAAATCCTTAGAATTGTTTTCGTTCGGTGCAAAAATAAAACGCAAGTCTACATCTATTAATTCTTTACCTGCAATAATAACAGGTGTTCCTTTAGTTTTATTACGGGTATATTGCAATGTTATTTCATGATAGCCGCCTCCGCTAAATTTATCAATAATAAAATCGTTATTTTCATAATATACTTGTTTTCTTTTAGTAGTTATAAATCCATTATTATCTTCGTGGGTATATACCAATTCAAACTTTCCAGGAACATCATTAATATGAGGTAGATTATTTACTGAATAAATAACATTCGTCTGATGCCTTGCAACAAAAGAGGGACCATTTATTATGCCATAAAAATTTATTTTTGGATCTTTTCTATGATCTTCGGTTAATTGATTATAAACAACACCATGTTTTTTACCTTCGAGAGGTGATAAAACAGCAATTTTTATTGTCTCATTGTAATCATTGTTTGGATGAATCAATTCTAATTCTGAAGAATTATGAAATACAGGTTTATTATTAGCACTTGGACTATAAACAATTGGTCTTTTATGATTAAACATATTTTGCTCTGTCCTGTAATCAAAAGTTTCATTATCTATAGATTCAGTACTGTTTTTATGGATATATAAATTTTTATCCATAATTTCAGTTAGCTCGAAATCATAATACTCGTTAGGATCAATAAACTCACCTATTTTATTTATACTTTGTTGTAAGCTGTAATTGATATCACCAGGATGATTAGGTTCAAGTTTTTTCCACTCATCACCAGTTACATAGGTAAAATTAGTATTGCTAGGTATATTTTCACCAGAGATTTTTGATTGAGCAAAGTTTTTATAAATTAATTCATCTGGATCTAAACCGGCTACTCCTTTTTTACCTTCTTCATAAGCCTTTAAAATCTCTACATTTAAACCTTCCTTTTGGTTGTTTCTTTGTTTGGGTAAAACCGCAAGGTCTCCAGAAAATTTATTTTTATTGGGAAAACCTTCTGCTAAATCAAAATCGCTTTTTAATTTATAAGCAGATAAAGGTTCATTGTTACTAGGAGAATTGTTGTAAAGATGATCTCTTCGTGAATTTGCAATCCAAGATATGGTGTATTCTCCTTGGTTTTCTGAAAATGTAGGGTATTTATGATTGCCATTGGCCCAACTTTCTGGATAGCTTCTCATTTTTACACCATGTACATTACTGTCGTAGAAAAGAAATGGCTTATGAGCACCTTGTTTTACAGCATTTGACATAAAGAGACTTTCACCTGCATAACGTTGTATGGCAAGATCTGTAAGACCTTCTAATCTATCAAAGCCAACATTAGATTTAAAGACAACTGAATCTCCTTCAAAAACAACAATATCATCATTTGGGTAATAGGTGTGTTCTGGAGTTGTATTACCTCTATATACTTCAATTGAATATAATGGTTCGGTACCTTCAAAATCTTCTTTAGTTAATTCTTTTACTCCCGGTATTTTTATACCTATAATGTCATCTAATGTAGCACCATCACTGAATGTAAGTTTTATAGTTACATCCATATCGGTTTTAATTTCTCCCATTATGTGCCAATCTCCTTGACCGTCATATGAAAATTTAGTATCTCTATTTTTTACTGCTTTTTTAAAGAATTTTAAATCGTTACTATTAACAGTTCTGAAGTACAAATCCTCGCACCGAGAAAATAGATCATGAGTACACCACCAGACATCTTTTTTTAAGTATGTGTAGCCCGTATTGTTATAATTTCCGTTTGGATTTCCAGTAGCTTTAAATCCATACATAAAAGAAGAATCAGGTGCAGCGTGATTATCTTCATATTCTAGACTATCAAAGACATCTACTTGTATAGTTCCTGTACCTGTTTTGTTAATTCCAAATTGGCTGTTTTTATTAAATTTTAAGCCTTTCTTAATATTTAATTCCTGGGTTGTTGTTTTTTGTTGCCCTAAGCAGAAATTGCAGACACAACAACAAAATAAATAGGCTATTATTTTAATATTTTTCATCATATTATGTTTTAATAGTTATTATTTATTTGCTTGTTCTAACTTTTCTAAACGTTTAGAGAGCTTTTCAATTAATTTATTTTGAGCTTCGATTTGCTTTTCTTGTGCAATGGTATGCAGGGTTAATTCTTCTATAGTTTTTACAACGCGCTTGGTCATGTCTTTTACGGTGAAGCCATTTTCTTCTACTTCTTTAGCAGAAGGCATGGTGTGTAAATGCCCATTTTCTTTTATGTTTTTTTCTACATTAGCAAGACTTGGTAATTTGTAATCATTATAAAAAACATAATCTGGCCATTCTGTTAATTCAGCAAGAGCAAAATCGGTACTTACAATACCCTCTTCTACCCAAAGCAAGTAGTCTCTGTAGTTATCTTTTGTTGTAGAACCAAAACCTTCTTCGGTACCATTTTCTTCAGATATATAAACACGTCCATCAAAATGTGCTAGTGCGCCTTCAATTTTTTTATCGGTCCCTACTGTAAGGCTAGCAACATCTATACTACCTTTTAATTTCATATTTCCTTTTGTGTTTAATGCGGCAACTGGCGTTTTATGATAGACACCCCAAACCCAGCCCCTATTGCTATGGTCGGTCATATTCGTTTTAATAGCATAACTAGTAACAGGGCCATAGGAGTAATAATCGCCTGTTCCCATATGTATTTTGTATGCAGAACTATTCCAAAATTTAAGACCTATACCATTTCCTGGTTTCAAACTTATATCTTTATTTGATTTAATTCCACCATAAACTTCTAATCTTCCATCCCAATTAAGTTCCATTCTCCGATTACCATAATTAGTATGGTCTGTATTATCAGCAAATCTAAAATCTAGTTTATTTCCATTTTTTACAAAAAGCCAAGCAGAGTTTGCATCTTGAACCCTTAAAGCTGATTTGTTATTGCTGTTGTCGTCATTTATAATCCAAGTGTCTTTTTTGGTACCATCCCTGTCACCATAAGATTGTGCATATAATATACTCTGTGTTAAAAACAGTAAAATGACCCATAAAGAAGTGTTTTTTAGTTTTAGTAATAATTCAATTATAGAATTTTTGTTTTTTGCATTTTGGGGGAATCTCAAATTGTTTTGTTTTAAATTCATGTTTACAATGTTTTATAATTAGAACACAAATAAATGTTAAATTCATGTTAACCAAGGGTGTGATATTCGTTTAATAAGGTAGTTAAAATCGTATATTTTAATAATTGTATAATATTTTTATGGATTTTTTTGTATTTTAATATTAAACTGGTTAGGTAATTTGTAACTTAATATCAAAGTAGCTTTTAATTTGTGTTTATAATAAATACATGGAGGTTGGTAAAAATATCTATTTTAATTTTTAAAGTTTTTTAATGTAAACTGTATGAATAGGTTTTATTCTTTTTACCTCAAAAAAATATACTCTCTAGTTTATATAATTTATAAAGCGGCGTTTCTTATTGGTATAAACTAGGTAAGGGAATTGCCTTGCAATTGTATAGTTTATTATGATAGGCCCTTAAAAATTATTTTTTTAGATAGTAAGAAGGATTTTGTTTGAACTTGTTTTTAAAGAGCTTACTAAAATATCTTCTGTCTGAGTACCCCACTTTATAACAAGTATCTGCTATAGAATAGCCCATTTCTTCTATGAGCTGTTTGGCTATAGATAACCTATAGTCTCTAATAAATTCTGTATACGTAAGCCCAGTTAAAGATTTAATTTTTTTGTACATCGCAGAATGACTCATATGAAGTTGTTTTGCTATAATAGGGGCTTTTACATTGTTGGTTTCTAAGTTTTTTTCTAAAATTAGATATAAGCGCTCTAAAAAGATTTGATCTTTTGAGTTTACTGTAACTTCTTTTGGGTTTAATAAATTGTTTGAAACAAATTTTTCTTTTAAGAGTTTTCTGCCTTTTAAAAGGTTTTTAATTCTGCTTTTTAAGAGATCTTCATTGTAAGGTTTTGTAATGTATGCATCTGCGCCAGTTTCAATGCCTTCTTTTTTGGCTTCAGATGTGGTTTTTGCTGTTAATATTATTATAGGTATGTGGCTTGTGGTAGTGTTAGATTTTATAATTTTTGTGAGTTCTATACCATCCATTTCGGGCATCATTACATCAGTTATAATAAGATTAGGAAAAGAGGTGTTTGCCAATTTTAGCCCTTCTACGCCGTTGTAGGCTTGTTTTATAACATAATCTTCTTCCTCTAAAATTTCTTTTAAAGATTCTTGAATTTCAATATTATCTTCAACAATTAAAATAGTTTCCTGCTTATTTTTCCTTTCTAAAATTTTCTTTTGCAATAAATTTTCTGATTGCTCTTCTTCAGGATTTTCGTCATTTATACTCAAATTAAAATGCTTATTTCCTTTTAATAATCTTACTTCAAAAGAACTTCCTTTTTTAAATTGACTTGTTACAATTATTTTTCCTTTATGTAATTCTATAATGTCTTTAACTATAGACAAGCCTAAACCAAAACCTTTGTTATTTTGTGTATGAGTATATTTTACTTGATAAAATCGGTTGAATATTTTTTCTTTATCATTTGCAGATAAACCAATACCTGTATCGTTTACATATATTGTAATTTCATTTAATGATGTTTCAATCTTAAGATCAATTGATCCACCATCATCTGTAAATTTAAAAGCGTTTGAAAGCAAGTTAAAAATAACTTTTTCGAGTTGGTTTTTATCAAACCATAAAGGAATTTTTTTCTCGTTACTTTTAAAACGATATTTTATATCTCTGTCTGAAGCGATATCTTCAAAAGATAAAAAAATTTCTCTTGTAAATGAAACAAAATCAGATGTTGTTACATTTAAAACAACATCATTCGTTTCTAGTTTTCTAACATCTAATAACTCATTTACTAGTCTTAATAATAAATTGCTATTTCTTCTAATGGTATGCGAAGCCTTTATTTGTCTTTTATCTTTTTCTTTATTAGGATTGGTATCAAACAATCGGTTAATAGAACTTAAGATTAAAGTAACAGGTGTTCTAATTT
Proteins encoded:
- a CDS encoding GDSL-type esterase/lipase family protein translates to MKNYILKPSFIFLLILSLNSCSQNNEENIIEVEEVVIPDNLYPLDDIVISNHTNWTKTHYPKRIAEFKANPLETGDIVFIGNSITEQGEDWASKVDNSKAKNRGIAGDTTEGILARLNEITFYKPEKVFLLIGINDLFHNPDAVEKIHENILKIVAEINTKSPNTQIFVQTVLPTTTDNLIPKIKDLNAALENSSFEKPFTFINLHQRFVLLNGKMNMDFSTDGVHLNEKGYEIWSEMIKNSI
- a CDS encoding T9SS type A sorting domain-containing protein codes for the protein MMIKKKIILLFAIVFVSITNAQSISFTSATLTKGLIGNTIQVDYEYTIGASGYIYCAIENQQQNWTSISTVASADLNPAPAGTSVAGSFSLVIPTSTIPFYNLPNGSDGVQTVYRIKITLSDSSFNYLNAQFPGDWIQLTNFANFTGTTDSNWSTTSNWDVDVPNATTNVTIPASQNAVISSTTGANTNNLTVNGAGSLTLNAGGSLKVTGTSTGNITYIVNVSDTNWHLVSSPVNGEQYDDTWITNNDIASGSDFTTNRGISWYDNTSLTSPNIAGEGGHWRYFQGGATAQNFGTGVGYALIKDTNPGVSSGNFSFTGTMPSSVSPAINQGVNNWNLIGNSYPSYMDVAAFITENGTSGTDKLADANQAIYIFNASTSAYEALTTGYIQPGQAFFVNSKLASTTVAITKAMQSHQTGVTFYKTNLPSINLSVSNNATTKSTAIHFYDEATKSLDPGLDIGLFDGVSSDLRIYSHLVDDNQGISFGKQALPLSEMESVAIPIGLEAKANQELTFSLSALNLSSDTKVYLEDKVKNTFTLFTNNEVKITLNEAANGIGRFYIVTSSNALQTENIILQHVAVYPTNDTNLRVVGLPSGKASLKLFNTLGKAVFTASFSADIKMNDIRLPQLSKGVYLVQIQTKEGNLNKKIILK
- a CDS encoding T9SS type A sorting domain-containing protein; amino-acid sequence: MKTKLLFIALLVSTFINAQSIEFTSAELTTAEIGSTVKVDYKYTIAADGYIYCAINLLDDWTWTAEVVGVELANAVAGTDVTGSFDLAIPEGTTPTADLTGNLNYKINIELKQTPDQSTWLAGQYPATQINLTASTASVNDDFLNNVKIYPNPAQNNLFIKSENSLNISNIKITNLLGKEVFTSNLIDSKIDVSNLKTGVYILKIQSENASKNIKFIKQ
- a CDS encoding SusE domain-containing protein, with amino-acid sequence MKKILLQSFAFILIISMFSCEEENSPIFVAQADIDGIEIKSVFAANYLISNETKDNIADRIIWDAADFGTATNVTYEIHGALDASFTSFDVIGTTNQNNYPILISNLLDYANQLDLDGDPSTTDSAGLPNNTGQMFIRVKATVGTADALETLSDFETINFTWIEITDTGSCDALYVLGEGITDMGWNFPGFEMPCEANVLKVKVRLGNAHFRFFTTIGDWNSGQDYTYYEDRGYAIDARLENVPAGDNFNFNGTPGIYTITIDNKNKIIDLKESSSLWAVGGAVPGGWAFSSDTVEFVENTPDIWSASITLSNEIFRFFQTFGTYDTDNNFAYYIDQGFTIDSNFEDDGGGDSNFNFLGTAGTYTLTINAVDKTITLN
- a CDS encoding RagB/SusD family nutrient uptake outer membrane protein, with the translated sequence MVLFCVSLFGYSQKILVKGVITDAKTNEPLPGVSILVKGSSTGNISAFDGTYQITVAKNKTLVFSYLGYKIKEILATTSRLNITLNEDAQKLDEIVIIGYGSTTVKDATGAVTALTAKDFNKGNITTAENLLNGKVAGLTINTGGAPGSGSTIRIRGGASLGASNDPLIVINGCWGGALRISRQFSEVLESTVYSVDNRNTSISENRPIEITSIGNNGTGYILGKWSNKTSLGTNGSANEIVDTDFPMFRLADVYLMYAEAYLRGGGGSLDIAVDFINRLRLRANNNNTITATDLDLDLILNERLVELHWEGHRRQDLIRFNKYTGGSYNWSWKGNSVSGIPLATTRSVFPIPSASLASNPNLKQNSGY